One Bacteroidota bacterium DNA window includes the following coding sequences:
- a CDS encoding septum formation initiator family protein has protein sequence MPASIRAFFAAPALRRRIAILGLALLAAWVTFFDSHSLVRRAAFLMEQRTLRAENEALRAAIAEREAELAAPLTDATVEHLAREQHGMRRPGETVYRVEAEE, from the coding sequence ATGCCTGCATCGATTCGTGCCTTCTTTGCCGCGCCTGCGTTGCGCCGCCGGATCGCGATCCTAGGTCTGGCACTGTTGGCGGCTTGGGTGACGTTTTTCGACTCGCACAGCCTCGTGCGGCGGGCTGCGTTCTTGATGGAACAGCGGACGCTGCGCGCCGAGAACGAGGCGCTCCGTGCGGCCATCGCAGAGCGCGAAGCCGAGTTAGCCGCCCCACTCACGGACGCAACCGTTGAGCACCTCGCACGAGAGCAACACGGCATGCGGCGTCCCGGAGAAACCGTCTACCGTGTCGAGGCTGAAGAGTAA